From a region of the Triticum aestivum cultivar Chinese Spring chromosome 7D, IWGSC CS RefSeq v2.1, whole genome shotgun sequence genome:
- the LOC123167440 gene encoding patatin-like protein 3, with protein sequence MATPAIALLDQSLPFGGGGSDRLSKEIFSILESNFLFGAQALEPAGACSAGRVRVLSIDGGADGGALAAAALVRLERRLQELSGSPEARVADYFDVAAGSGAGGFLAAALFARRMPAEAARDVVAKNRKVFSGRHGRGGLFNRPEAVFKKVFGDLTVRDAAKPLLIPCYDMATAAPFVFSRADAVEAEAFDFPLWQVCAAACGVGPAEVASLDGRTRLRAAAAAGGTGAGVANPTAVAVTHVLHNKREFPFAAGAGDLVVLSLGGNAAAGSGARASSSSLLRIAGACQADMVDQAVSMAFGENRATNYIRIQGNGITAGATAEAAMAERGVESVLFRGKKLMPQTNGERLDGVAEQLVREQHRRMDSKTPVVLIKPSATPRTSSSSASTLITVSTNSSSESP encoded by the exons ATGGCGACCCCCGCGATCGCGCTGCTTGATCAGAGCCTGccgttcggcggcggcggctcggaccgGCTCAGCAAGGAGATCTTCTCCATCCTCGAGTCCAACTTCCTGTTCGGCGCGCAGGCGCTGGAGCCGGCCGGGGCGTGCTCGGCGGGCCGCGTGCGCGTGCTCTCCATCGACGGGGGCGCGGACGGCGGCGCGCTCGCCGCGGCCGCGCTGGTCAGGCTCGAGCGCCGGCTGCAGGAGCTGTCGGGCAGCCCCGAGGCCCGCGTCGCGGACTACTTCGACGTGGCGGCCGGGTCCGGCGCCGGCGGGTTCCTCGCGGCCGCGCTGTTCGCGCGCCGGATGCCGGCGGAGGCCGCGCGCGACGTCGTGGCCAAGAACCGCAAGGTGTTCTCTGGGCGCCATGGGCGTGGTGGGCTGTTCAACAGGCCCGAGGCGGTGTTTAAGAAGGTGTTCGGGGACCTCACCGTGCGCGACGCGGCCAAGCCGCTGCTGATCCCCTGCTACGACATGGCCACGGCCGCGCCGTTCGTCTTCTCCCGCGCCGACGCCGTCGAGGCCGAGGCGTTCGACTTCCCGCTCTGGCAGGTCTGCGCGGCCGCGTGCGGGGTGGGGCCGGCTGAGGTGGCGTCCCTCGACGGGCGCACCAGGCTGCGCGCCGCCGCGGCGGCAGGCGGGACCGGCGCCGGCGTGGCCAACCCGACCGCCGTGGCCGTCACCCACGTGCTCCACAACAAGCGCGAGTTCCCcttcgccgccggcgccggcgacctCGTCGTGCTGTCCCTCGGCGGGAACGCCGCCGCCGGCTCGGGCGCCCGCGCGTCGTCCTCCAGCCTCCTGCGCATCGCCGGCGCGTGCCAGGCCGACATG GTGGACCAAGCCGTATCAATGGCGTTCGGAGAGAACAGAGCAACCAACTACATCCGCATCCAG GGCAACGGCATTACCGCCggagcgacggcggaggcggccaTGGCGGAGCGTGGGGTGGAGTCGGTCCTGTTCCGGGGCAAGAAGCTGATGCCGCAGACCAACGGCGAGCGGCTGGACGGCGTGGCGGAGCAGCTGGTGCGGGAGCAGCACCGGAGGATGGACAGCAAGACGCCGGTGGTGCTCATCAAGCCGTCGGCGACGCCCAGGACGTCCTCCTCGTCGGCGTCCACGCTCATCACCGTGTCCACCAACTCCTCCTCGGAGTCGCCCtga